One Glycine max cultivar Williams 82 chromosome 1, Glycine_max_v4.0, whole genome shotgun sequence genomic window, TTCCTACAAGGCAATTTCCAGTAACAGCGTATTTTGCAAAGAAAACAGAGAAAACAGATTACATTGGAGAAGCATATAAGAAGGTCTTGGCTATTCACAAGAGGTTGCCACCTGGGGGCATACTTGTCTTTGTTACTGGGCAAAGGGAAGTAGAGGACTTGTGCAGGAAGTTACGCAAAGCATCAAGGGAGTTTATCAAGAAAAAAGTTGAAGGGTCTGTGGAAACTGATAGCACTGTGGTCCATGAAACAAATTCTGTTGAGGGAGTAAATATTAATGAGATCAATGAAGCATTTGAGGTTCATGGAAGTTCGTCTATCCAGCAAACCGATAGGTTTAGTGGCTATGATGAAGATGAGGACGATGTAAATTGGAATGAATCTGAATTTTCTTATGATTCAGAAACAGATAGTGAACTGGAATTTGATGAGGATGATGATAATCTTGAGCTTTCAGAGAACAGAAGTAATATTGTTGATGTCTTAGGACAGGCAGGAAGTCTTGCTTCATTGAAGGCTgcttttgaaaaattgtctgGGCAAGCCACATTAAGCTCCTCAAATGGAGAGGAGACATCTGTGAATATAGAAGGTAATTTAGATCAATCAAAAGTTTTCAGGGAGAAAAGAGCCAAAGAAAATTGCAGTACTCCAGGTGCACTCTGTGTTCTACCTCTGTATGCCATGCTTCCTGCAGCAGCTCAACTTCGTGTATTTGAAGAAGTCGGGGATGGAGAGCGCCTTGTTGTTGTTGCCACAAATGTTGCTGAAACATCTTTAACAATCCCAGGGATAAAGTATGTGGTTGATACTGGGAGAGAAAAGGTGAAGAATTATGATCCCTCTAATGGCATGGAGACATATGAAGTACAATGGATAAGTAAGGCATCTGCCGCACAGCGTGCAGGCAGATCTGGAAGAACTGGACCTGGACACTGTTACCGTCTCTATTCTTCTGCAGCCTTTAGTAATGAATTTCCTGAGCACTCTCCTGCCGAAGTTGAGAAAGTACCTGTTCATGGTGTTGTCCTTCTCTTGAAATCCATGCATATTAAAAAGGTAGGTTAAGTGTGTTACTATATCCTTTGAGATTTCATTCCATTTGCTTGTTTATGTTGGGTGCTATCATTAGATGACAGAGTAGGGGGTAGTTTATTAAGTTCTCCTTTCTGATAACTTTGCTATTTATCATGGGCTGAATGAGGGAACGGGATGCATCTTAAGCCAAAGGCAAAAGGTCTtccacaacatatatcattaaGAAGATAGTATTCACATAGATTGTTGCTGTTTGGTTCTAAGGCTTTATTTTGCTCCTgcattgtcaattttttttctatattgtaaaatttatcaaGCTTTTCAAATGTCTGGCCGTGTGATTTATTCAATTCCTTCCTGATCAAACTggatcttcttttctttttctgttctctgttttttttggtttgagaTATTTCTATACTCATTATTATTGCTTCTCATTCAGGTTGCAAACTTCCCATTTCCTACTTCTCTTAAAGATTCTTCTCTGCTTGAGGCTGAGAATTGCTTGAAAGCTCTTGAAGCACTTGATAACAAGGATGAACTTACACTTTTAGGAAAAGCCATGGCACATTATCCCTTGAGTCCTCGTCATTCTAGAATGCTTCTCACTGTCATTAAAAATACAAGGCATGAGCATAAATGTAATCCAAATATGCTTCTGGCATATGCTGTTGCAGCCGCTGCAGCTTTGAGCTTGTCAAACCCTTTTGTAATGCAATATGAAGATGATAGCAGCAGAGATTTAGAGATGGTTGAGAAATCTAGCTTGGGAGACGGTGAGAAAGGCAttggtaaaaaagaaaagtcaaggaaaaagaaactaaaagaaaCAGCTAAAGTTGCACGTGAAAAATTTAGAGTTGTCACCAGTGATGCCCTAACCATAGCTTATGCTTTGCAGTGTTTTGAACATTCAGAGAAATCAGCTGAATTCTGTGATGACAATGCATTGCATTTCAAAACCATGGATGAAATGTCCAAACTTCGACAACAACTACTTAAACTGGTCTTTTATCAGAGTGATAAAGGTGGTTTTGAAGAAGAGTATTCATGGATTCATGGAAGTTTAGAGGATGTAGAACGTGCTTGGCAGGCTTCTTCAGAAAAATATCCTCTTTCTCTGGTTGAGGAAAGGCTCATCTGTCAAGCAATATGTGCTGGCTGGGCAGATAGGGTTGCTAAACGTATTACAGCTTCTTCTAGGGCCTCTGATGGAGAGAAAACTTCTCATGCTTTAAAGTATCAATCAAGCATGGTTGATGAAAGTGTTTTCCTTCATCGCTGGTCATCAGCTTCCATAGTAGGCCCCGAGTTTTTGGTTTACAATGAACTGTTAGAGACCAAAAGACCAAACAAAGAAGGGATAACAAGTGCCAAGAGAGCATATATGCACGGAGTAACAAGTGTAGAGCCAGCTTGGTTAGTCGAGAATGCAAAGTCTTCATGCATCTTCTCTCCTCCCCTGACGGATCCTAGACCTTATTATGATGCCCGGACTGACCAAGTAAAATGTTGGGTAATCCCAACCTTTGGGCGTTTCTGTTGGGAGCTTCCGAAGCATTCATTGCCCATTAGCAATGACGAACATCAGGTGCAAGTGTTTGCCTATGCTTTGCTTGAAGGCCAGGTGTGTCCATGTTTAAAATCTGTTAGAAAATACATGTCAGCCCCCCCTGAAAGTATTATGAAGAGAGAAGCATTTGGTCAAAAAAGGGTGGGAAATCTTTTGAGCAAGTTAAAGAGCAGGCTGATTGATAGCTCTGCTATGCTCAGAATGGTGTGGAAGGAGAATCCAAGGGAattattttcagaaattttGGATTGGTTTCAGCAGAGTTTTCACAAGCACTTTGAAGAGTTATGGTTACAAATGCTTAATGAAGTGCTTATGGAGAAACAAGAAAGCCCTCTTCATAAAAgttctaaaaaaaagaaaggaaaatataaaCCACTATGAAGGTAAAACGCACATTATTCAATTGTTTGTGTAATCTAAGTAACTAATGTATTTCCTGTATTGAcagaaattcttaaaatattttagatatagGTTTTTGTTAGCTCGGCGAGAAAAAAGTTAGAGAAATTTTACGAAGAATTTGATTACAATTTGGGGAGGAGGGTCAACATGTGTTGGGTGGAAGGTTGAGTTGTGGGTTTAATATGGTGCCTAGATTGCATCTTCTCC contains:
- the LOC100788201 gene encoding ATP-dependent RNA helicase DEAH13 isoform X1, yielding METWECSGDQIEFNSQSLGNSDSNALILPAKRVRKRKGKEQENGKVKSNKKQKLSKPQKRKMKKLEDDKEKQLLLEKAIKTLNENTLPEYAYPLLLSSCNINRDETMKEKRRRAVHLLKEGLEVSYDGLSKKPETDEIHLEHADEVEENEIQIQPIRSEEVLNTTSVSLESSQEPVHGNEVENYKYVSEHPADISIDKHLDEIRSSTMSCSTDEIKSTKSKDRTDENHNSNELSNLSDYSAPRWSNVPTVVHVYRPTEVEDKRKDLPIVMMEQEIMEAINDRSSVIICGETGCGKTTQVPQFLYEAGYGSSKGIIGVTQPRRVAVLATAKRVAYELGLRLGKEVGFQVRYDKKIGESCSIKFMTDGILLREVQNDILLRRYSVLILDEAHERSLNTDILIGMLSRVIKTRQMIYYEQKKMILSGESVSPEKMIFPLKLVLMSATLRVQDFTSGKLFHTTPPVIEVPTRQFPVTAYFAKKTEKTDYIGEAYKKVLAIHKRLPPGGILVFVTGQREVEDLCRKLRKASREFIKKKVEGSVETDSTVVHETNSVEGVNINEINEAFEVHGSSSIQQTDRFSGYDEDEDDVNWNESEFSYDSETDSELEFDEDDDNLELSENRSNIVDVLGQAGSLASLKAAFEKLSGQATLSSSNGEETSVNIEGNLDQSKVFREKRAKENCSTPGALCVLPLYAMLPAAAQLRVFEEVGDGERLVVVATNVAETSLTIPGIKYVVDTGREKVKNYDPSNGMETYEVQWISKASAAQRAGRSGRTGPGHCYRLYSSAAFSNEFPEHSPAEVEKVPVHGVVLLLKSMHIKKVANFPFPTSLKDSSLLEAENCLKALEALDNKDELTLLGKAMAHYPLSPRHSRMLLTVIKNTRHEHKCNPNMLLAYAVAAAAALSLSNPFVMQYEDDSSRDLEMVEKSSLGDGEKGIGKKEKSRKKKLKETAKVAREKFRVVTSDALTIAYALQCFEHSEKSAEFCDDNALHFKTMDEMSKLRQQLLKLVFYQSDKGGFEEEYSWIHGSLEDVERAWQASSEKYPLSLVEERLICQAICAGWADRVAKRITASSRASDGEKTSHALKYQSSMVDESVFLHRWSSASIVGPEFLVYNELLETKRPNKEGITSAKRAYMHGVTSVEPAWLVENAKSSCIFSPPLTDPRPYYDARTDQVKCWVIPTFGRFCWELPKHSLPISNDEHQVQVFAYALLEGQVCPCLKSVRKYMSAPPESIMKREAFGQKRVGNLLSKLKSRLIDSSAMLRMVWKENPRELFSEILDWFQQSFHKHFEELWLQMLNEVLMEKQESPLHKSSKKKKGKYKPL
- the LOC100788201 gene encoding ATP-dependent RNA helicase DEAH13 isoform X2, which produces MKEKRRRAVHLLKEGLEVSYDGLSKKPETDEIHLEHADEVEENEIQIQPIRSEEVLNTTSVSLESSQEPVHGNEVENYKYVSEHPADISIDKHLDEIRSSTMSCSTDEIKSTKSKDRTDENHNSNELSNLSDYSAPRWSNVPTVVHVYRPTEVEDKRKDLPIVMMEQEIMEAINDRSSVIICGETGCGKTTQVPQFLYEAGYGSSKGIIGVTQPRRVAVLATAKRVAYELGLRLGKEVGFQVRYDKKIGESCSIKFMTDGILLREVQNDILLRRYSVLILDEAHERSLNTDILIGMLSRVIKTRQMIYYEQKKMILSGESVSPEKMIFPLKLVLMSATLRVQDFTSGKLFHTTPPVIEVPTRQFPVTAYFAKKTEKTDYIGEAYKKVLAIHKRLPPGGILVFVTGQREVEDLCRKLRKASREFIKKKVEGSVETDSTVVHETNSVEGVNINEINEAFEVHGSSSIQQTDRFSGYDEDEDDVNWNESEFSYDSETDSELEFDEDDDNLELSENRSNIVDVLGQAGSLASLKAAFEKLSGQATLSSSNGEETSVNIEGNLDQSKVFREKRAKENCSTPGALCVLPLYAMLPAAAQLRVFEEVGDGERLVVVATNVAETSLTIPGIKYVVDTGREKVKNYDPSNGMETYEVQWISKASAAQRAGRSGRTGPGHCYRLYSSAAFSNEFPEHSPAEVEKVPVHGVVLLLKSMHIKKVANFPFPTSLKDSSLLEAENCLKALEALDNKDELTLLGKAMAHYPLSPRHSRMLLTVIKNTRHEHKCNPNMLLAYAVAAAAALSLSNPFVMQYEDDSSRDLEMVEKSSLGDGEKGIGKKEKSRKKKLKETAKVAREKFRVVTSDALTIAYALQCFEHSEKSAEFCDDNALHFKTMDEMSKLRQQLLKLVFYQSDKGGFEEEYSWIHGSLEDVERAWQASSEKYPLSLVEERLICQAICAGWADRVAKRITASSRASDGEKTSHALKYQSSMVDESVFLHRWSSASIVGPEFLVYNELLETKRPNKEGITSAKRAYMHGVTSVEPAWLVENAKSSCIFSPPLTDPRPYYDARTDQVKCWVIPTFGRFCWELPKHSLPISNDEHQVQVFAYALLEGQVCPCLKSVRKYMSAPPESIMKREAFGQKRVGNLLSKLKSRLIDSSAMLRMVWKENPRELFSEILDWFQQSFHKHFEELWLQMLNEVLMEKQESPLHKSSKKKKGKYKPL